A region from the Candidatus Electrothrix scaldis genome encodes:
- a CDS encoding AMIN domain-containing protein, which produces MLKNISAVTVALVFLLFLGWQALAAQKMIEDISFESSGNGEERIIFKLNGTYIPKIFTLQGKQPRVVFDFEDTNAAKMINNIINTNGELIKRIRVGIHKDNNPKTRVVLDLRPNKDINIRQDFDKKEKALVVSVHYAGSKQPTAEQEPVDKQELSESSTAAAPPEQLDEKQEPEVIEEKPEPVAQPVTPIAQAEEKSPEQAGKPPKVAEVEKIPQGTPMLTSISFDNDSNRGEMVLFKLNEFHPPIVFGIEEGTPRVVCDFKDTAAAKDLPESLKTSGKYIQKIRVGKNKGEKKVRVVLDLVPNYSYDLQQVFFKEENLFVIIINTLGNAPTGDPSELLK; this is translated from the coding sequence ATGCTTAAAAATATTTCAGCGGTAACCGTCGCACTCGTCTTTCTCCTTTTTCTGGGGTGGCAGGCACTCGCCGCCCAAAAGATGATCGAAGACATCAGCTTCGAATCCTCAGGTAACGGAGAAGAACGAATCATTTTTAAACTGAACGGCACCTATATCCCGAAAATATTTACTCTGCAAGGGAAACAACCCCGAGTGGTCTTTGATTTTGAAGACACAAACGCAGCCAAAATGATCAACAACATCATCAATACCAATGGTGAGCTGATCAAACGCATCCGAGTAGGTATCCATAAGGATAATAACCCAAAAACCCGAGTGGTACTCGACCTGCGTCCCAATAAAGACATCAATATCCGCCAGGACTTTGACAAGAAGGAAAAGGCCTTAGTTGTCTCTGTCCATTACGCAGGATCAAAGCAGCCAACAGCTGAGCAGGAACCCGTGGATAAACAGGAGCTGTCTGAGTCAAGTACCGCTGCTGCCCCACCAGAACAACTGGATGAAAAACAGGAACCAGAGGTAATTGAGGAAAAACCGGAACCAGTTGCTCAGCCTGTTACTCCTATTGCGCAGGCAGAAGAAAAATCCCCAGAGCAAGCGGGGAAACCACCCAAGGTAGCCGAGGTAGAGAAAATTCCACAAGGGACACCAATGCTCACCTCTATCTCTTTTGATAACGACTCTAACCGGGGCGAAATGGTGCTGTTCAAGCTCAATGAATTTCATCCCCCAATCGTCTTTGGTATTGAGGAAGGAACGCCGAGAGTGGTCTGTGATTTCAAGGACACTGCAGCAGCAAAAGATCTCCCAGAGAGCCTCAAAACCTCAGGCAAATATATACAGAAGATTAGGGTTGGAAAAAACAAGGGAGAAAAAAAGGTACGGGTTGTCCTGGACCTGGTCCCAAATTACAGCTATGACCTGCAACAGGTCTTCTTTAAGGAAGAAAATCTCTTTGTCATTATCATCAACACGCTGGGTAATGCGCCTACTGGCGACCCTTCTGAACTCCTAAAGTAA
- a CDS encoding tetratricopeptide repeat protein yields the protein MSLLLLALVAGLSGCGQPKTLPHIAPDPVPLVQAEVSQEDPLASLQSKNEKGCSYFHFLWGRHAELAAEYEKALTLYEKSLQCNPDAEFVLRKIPLLLLRLNRGEEAILRLKQYLVHHQEDTISRMLLAKVYIRQGEYQKAAAQYRKIHQLDEKDTTSLLLLSELYLAENKYDMAKTALRDVLEVDEHSYSAHLLLARLLVAEENFEAGQQHYEQALDITWSEGLQLELADVLTRQKKYSRAVELYKEILHHDEQNEEAQVALIHLYLLQGKDKKAMTELQRLKKSIKNPEQAELTIIRLHTRWEEYDKAIKLLEIFLQKYERSEARYLLAALRFQEGQYEKAMSALGKIEPGAKEYEESVFLRVRTLKELNRHGEAVQLLESALSQEEGRTPDLYILLAGIYQFIGQEGKGKDTFLRALKVYPENEQVLYEYGLFLDYIGEQSAALEVMEKLIAGNQDHAGALNYVGYTWADKKIKLAEALHYITRAVKLKPDNGYIRDSLGWVYYQQGEYEKAKESLEMAVELASDDPAILDHLAETYLALGQPEKARKVWRKALDMYKEYKEEQKQGRKGREERESKRIQEKINRLKKGESR from the coding sequence ATGAGCTTGCTCTTGCTTGCTCTTGTCGCAGGGCTCAGTGGTTGCGGACAGCCTAAGACCCTCCCGCATATAGCTCCAGACCCGGTGCCTCTTGTGCAGGCAGAGGTCTCTCAAGAGGACCCACTTGCTTCCTTGCAAAGCAAGAATGAGAAGGGCTGTAGCTATTTTCATTTCCTCTGGGGACGGCATGCGGAACTGGCAGCAGAGTATGAAAAGGCCCTTACCCTTTACGAGAAATCTTTGCAATGCAACCCTGATGCAGAATTTGTTCTGCGCAAGATTCCTTTACTTCTTCTGCGTCTTAATCGCGGTGAAGAGGCTATTCTCCGCCTGAAGCAGTATCTTGTTCATCACCAGGAAGACACCATCTCGAGAATGCTGCTGGCCAAGGTCTATATCCGCCAGGGCGAGTATCAAAAAGCGGCAGCACAGTACCGAAAAATTCATCAGCTGGATGAAAAGGATACCACCTCTCTGCTCTTACTCAGCGAGTTGTATCTTGCAGAAAATAAATATGATATGGCCAAGACGGCCCTTCGTGATGTGCTGGAGGTGGACGAACACTCGTATTCCGCACATCTTCTTTTGGCACGTCTTCTCGTGGCAGAAGAAAACTTTGAAGCTGGGCAGCAACATTATGAGCAGGCCCTTGACATTACCTGGTCAGAGGGGTTGCAACTGGAGTTGGCGGATGTCCTGACCAGACAGAAAAAATATAGCCGGGCCGTGGAACTGTACAAGGAAATTCTTCATCATGATGAACAAAATGAAGAGGCCCAGGTCGCTCTGATTCACCTCTATCTCTTGCAGGGCAAGGATAAAAAGGCGATGACAGAGTTGCAGCGCCTGAAGAAGAGTATAAAAAATCCTGAACAAGCTGAGCTGACTATTATTCGCCTTCATACCCGTTGGGAAGAATATGATAAGGCCATAAAGCTGCTGGAAATTTTTTTGCAGAAATATGAGCGTTCTGAGGCCCGTTACTTGCTGGCAGCCCTACGGTTTCAAGAAGGGCAGTATGAAAAAGCCATGTCGGCTTTGGGAAAAATTGAGCCGGGGGCTAAGGAGTATGAGGAAAGTGTCTTTTTGCGAGTTCGAACTCTGAAAGAACTGAATCGGCATGGGGAGGCTGTACAGCTCTTGGAATCCGCTCTGAGCCAGGAAGAGGGGCGTACTCCTGATTTATACATTCTTCTTGCTGGCATTTATCAGTTTATTGGCCAGGAAGGCAAGGGGAAGGACACCTTTTTACGTGCCTTAAAGGTCTATCCTGAGAATGAACAGGTGCTGTACGAATACGGACTGTTCCTGGATTATATAGGGGAGCAGAGTGCAGCATTAGAGGTCATGGAGAAGCTCATTGCAGGGAATCAGGATCATGCTGGAGCCTTGAATTATGTTGGGTATACCTGGGCTGATAAGAAAATAAAGCTCGCAGAGGCTCTTCATTATATTACCCGGGCGGTGAAACTTAAGCCTGACAACGGGTATATTCGCGATAGTCTCGGCTGGGTGTATTATCAGCAGGGAGAATATGAAAAGGCCAAAGAATCCCTGGAAATGGCCGTGGAATTGGCATCCGATGATCCGGCAATCCTTGATCATCTGGCTGAGACATATCTTGCCTTAGGGCAGCCAGAGAAAGCCAGAAAAGTTTGGCGTAAAGCCCTGGATATGTATAAGGAATATAAAGAAGAACAAAAACAGGGCAGAAAGGGCCGCGAAGAGCGGGAAAGTAAGCGAATACAGGAAAAAATTAATCGTCTTAAAAAGGGAGAGAGCAGATGA
- a CDS encoding metallophosphoesterase, whose translation MSSSTLYFLIFFTIALGVHALMHYYFWRRMVKDTDLSRSGKRFGTAAVLALFLLLPVSRLLLKFFSFHQLFPLLWLAYLWLGILMLFFFFFLFADILKNLFKATRCITSKKQTLPDPGRRRFLARSLAASASVLVLGTSAFAIKKCIDPPTVNTFSIKLTGFPPGLKGFSLVQISDIHIGAMSMRAELEEIVAIVNELQPDLVAITGDLMDGTVEELAGELSPLAKLKAPHGVFFVTGNHEYYSGVEKWLPEIERLGITVLNNSRIEIRQGSDAFVLAGVTDDQAGKFGKEHAPDFNKALGGISKTSAVVLLAHQPRAVEEASQYGVDLVLSGHMHGGQIWPFMYLAPIQQPYLKGFYQHNKTLLYVSQGTGYWGPPMRLGTSKEITKFILS comes from the coding sequence ATGTCTTCCTCAACGCTTTACTTTCTCATTTTTTTTACCATCGCTCTGGGTGTTCATGCTCTTATGCATTATTACTTCTGGCGGCGTATGGTAAAAGATACCGACCTCAGTCGCTCAGGCAAACGCTTTGGCACGGCTGCGGTTCTTGCCCTTTTTCTTCTCCTGCCAGTGTCCCGTCTCCTGTTAAAATTTTTTTCCTTTCATCAGCTCTTTCCCCTGCTCTGGTTGGCCTATCTCTGGCTTGGGATACTGATGCTCTTTTTCTTCTTTTTTCTGTTCGCAGATATCCTAAAAAATCTTTTCAAGGCTACACGTTGTATCACATCAAAAAAGCAAACTCTTCCTGATCCAGGACGAAGGCGCTTTCTGGCCCGATCTCTTGCCGCATCTGCCTCTGTTCTGGTGCTTGGGACCTCGGCCTTTGCCATAAAAAAATGTATAGATCCTCCTACAGTCAATACATTCTCCATCAAACTTACAGGATTTCCTCCTGGACTTAAGGGGTTTTCTCTTGTGCAGATATCTGATATTCATATCGGCGCAATGTCCATGCGTGCTGAGCTGGAGGAAATCGTGGCGATTGTCAATGAGCTCCAGCCAGATCTTGTCGCTATAACAGGTGATTTAATGGATGGCACAGTAGAAGAGCTTGCAGGTGAGCTCTCGCCTCTCGCCAAGCTGAAAGCTCCGCATGGTGTATTTTTTGTAACTGGAAACCACGAATACTACAGCGGTGTGGAGAAGTGGCTTCCCGAGATAGAGCGACTTGGCATCACTGTCCTCAACAACAGCAGAATAGAAATCCGCCAAGGGAGTGATGCGTTCGTCTTAGCTGGGGTAACTGATGATCAGGCAGGGAAATTCGGTAAAGAACACGCTCCAGATTTCAACAAAGCCTTAGGTGGTATCAGCAAAACGAGTGCTGTGGTTCTTCTGGCCCATCAACCGAGAGCTGTTGAAGAAGCTTCCCAGTACGGGGTGGATCTGGTCCTTTCTGGTCATATGCATGGTGGGCAAATCTGGCCTTTTATGTACCTTGCCCCGATACAACAGCCTTACCTCAAGGGGTTTTACCAACATAACAAGACGCTTCTTTACGTCAGCCAAGGCACAGGCTACTGGGGACCGCCCATGCGGCTTGGGACCTCTAAGGAAATCACCAAGTTTATTCTGAGTTGA
- a CDS encoding 16S rRNA (uracil(1498)-N(3))-methyltransferase, with protein sequence MNLLLFEQHELHENHVVLKDHREKHIRTVLKLSTGESLRVGMVDGKMGRGKIIRMENKEVELQVQLENLPSSPPDIELILALPRPIMLQRILKQATVLGVRRLHLIRSAKVEKSFFQTPVLEPAKIRELLLEGLSQAVDTRLPEVTIHQRFKPFVQDVLPTLGGYGLLAHPGMEKMLPQISPTSQKEEKILLAIGPEGGWNDFEVENFLEQGFSGFSMGNRILHVDTAVVALLAQLQLLRAMQ encoded by the coding sequence ATGAATCTTCTTCTTTTCGAGCAACACGAGTTACATGAAAACCACGTAGTCCTGAAAGATCACAGGGAGAAACATATCCGTACCGTCCTTAAATTGAGCACGGGAGAGAGCCTGCGAGTTGGCATGGTGGATGGCAAGATGGGCCGGGGAAAGATTATCCGTATGGAGAATAAGGAAGTGGAATTGCAGGTCCAGCTGGAGAACCTCCCATCCTCGCCCCCTGATATTGAACTTATCCTTGCCCTTCCCCGCCCGATCATGCTTCAACGCATTCTGAAGCAGGCAACAGTCCTGGGGGTACGTCGGCTTCATCTGATCAGATCAGCCAAGGTGGAAAAATCTTTTTTCCAAACCCCAGTGCTGGAGCCTGCAAAAATTCGGGAGCTTCTTCTGGAAGGGCTTAGTCAAGCAGTGGATACTCGCTTGCCGGAAGTTACAATTCATCAGCGCTTCAAGCCCTTTGTCCAGGATGTTCTTCCCACCTTGGGGGGCTATGGTTTACTTGCCCACCCTGGAATGGAAAAAATGCTTCCGCAAATCTCTCCTACTTCACAAAAAGAGGAAAAAATCTTGCTGGCAATTGGCCCGGAGGGAGGGTGGAATGATTTTGAGGTAGAAAATTTCCTTGAGCAGGGATTTTCAGGATTCTCTATGGGAAACAGAATTCTTCATGTAGATACAGCTGTTGTCGCTTTGCTGGCGCAGTTGCAACTTCTGAGAGCAATGCAGTAG
- a CDS encoding YifB family Mg chelatase-like AAA ATPase — translation MLSKTLSGAVTGIDGLIVRVEVDLALGLPGFFTVGLAEGAVRESKDRVKAAIKNSGYEFPPRRITVNLAPAAVKKEGAGYDLPIALGILAASGSLTCPELEETAVVGELSLDGAVRPVRGVLPMVLEARQHRIKRFLVPADNAHEAAVVSGIEIIAVQSLRQAVDFLAGQQSIAPSRTDVQALFSRRNQYSVDFSEVRGQEHAKRSFEVAAAGGHNILLSGVPGTGKTMMARRLPTILPDLCLEEALETTKIYSTTGLLPEDMPLLVTRPFRTPHHTISDAGLIGGGRIPRPGEVSLAHNGVLFLDEMPEFRKHVLEVMRQPLEDGVVTIARAAASLRFPANFMLVAAMNPCPCGFLGDKVKKCTCTPIQVQRYRGQLSGPLLDRIDMHVEVPPVQVEEISTQKPGESSEQIRARVNTARKVQQKRFAAVSFINCNAQMGSRQIEKFCPLDQQGKTLLNNAIDRLGLSARAYHRIIKISRTIADLAGAEQIDVAHVAEAVQYRRQQFDVG, via the coding sequence ATGCTCTCCAAAACACTCAGCGGTGCCGTTACCGGCATTGACGGCCTGATAGTTCGGGTGGAAGTGGATTTGGCCTTGGGGCTGCCCGGTTTTTTCACCGTCGGGCTGGCTGAGGGCGCAGTTCGTGAGTCCAAGGATCGCGTTAAAGCGGCAATAAAAAATTCCGGTTATGAATTTCCGCCCCGCAGGATCACAGTCAATCTGGCTCCGGCAGCCGTGAAAAAGGAAGGCGCAGGCTATGATTTGCCCATTGCCTTAGGCATCCTTGCTGCCTCGGGTTCCTTGACCTGTCCTGAGCTGGAGGAGACCGCTGTTGTAGGAGAGCTTTCCCTTGACGGTGCTGTTCGACCGGTCCGTGGTGTTCTTCCTATGGTGTTGGAAGCAAGGCAGCATAGAATTAAGCGTTTTCTGGTTCCTGCGGATAATGCCCACGAGGCGGCAGTGGTCAGCGGCATTGAGATCATTGCGGTGCAAAGCCTGCGGCAGGCCGTGGACTTTCTTGCCGGACAACAGAGTATTGCACCGTCTCGAACCGATGTGCAGGCCTTATTTTCCAGACGGAATCAATACTCCGTGGATTTTTCAGAGGTGCGCGGGCAGGAACATGCCAAACGTTCCTTTGAAGTCGCGGCCGCAGGGGGGCATAACATCTTGCTCAGCGGAGTTCCCGGCACTGGCAAGACCATGATGGCCCGGAGGCTACCCACTATCCTGCCGGATCTTTGTCTGGAAGAGGCCCTGGAAACCACCAAGATCTATTCAACCACAGGTCTGCTCCCAGAGGATATGCCCCTGCTGGTGACTCGTCCCTTTCGCACCCCTCATCATACCATTTCCGATGCAGGTCTGATCGGTGGTGGAAGAATTCCCCGCCCTGGCGAGGTCTCCTTAGCCCATAACGGCGTCTTGTTTCTTGACGAGATGCCGGAATTCCGCAAGCATGTTCTGGAGGTTATGCGCCAGCCCTTGGAGGATGGAGTGGTGACCATCGCTAGAGCAGCAGCCAGTCTTCGCTTCCCAGCAAATTTTATGCTGGTCGCTGCTATGAATCCCTGCCCCTGCGGTTTTCTCGGTGATAAGGTGAAAAAATGCACCTGTACACCGATCCAGGTTCAACGCTATCGCGGTCAGCTTTCAGGTCCTCTGCTGGATCGCATTGATATGCATGTGGAGGTTCCTCCTGTGCAGGTAGAGGAAATCAGCACCCAGAAGCCTGGGGAGTCTTCTGAACAAATTCGTGCCAGGGTTAATACAGCGCGTAAGGTACAGCAAAAACGTTTTGCTGCGGTGTCGTTTATCAACTGCAATGCGCAAATGGGCTCCCGGCAAATTGAAAAATTTTGCCCCTTAGATCAGCAGGGAAAGACTCTTCTCAATAATGCAATTGACCGACTCGGCCTGTCTGCACGGGCTTATCATCGGATCATAAAGATTTCTCGTACCATTGCCGATCTTGCCGGAGCTGAGCAAATTGATGTCGCGCATGTTGCTGAAGCTGTGCAGTATCGGCGGCAGCAGTTTGATGTAGGGTGA
- a CDS encoding glycosyltransferase family 4 protein: MNITAITGGRNEPSARFRVRQYVNGLAEYNINVNEKYPFIAKSGGYWYHKYQLPFQAIPQLGTAGIRIASRIPAIIQSYRSDITWIQREFLTAFATTEGLTKRPRIFDVDDAIWLRLKATENFAQKIVRKMDGLICGNSWLANHFVGCNVPTWILPTGVDTERWHPRSFSSQEYLYIGWIGTSGNYKYLYDVENVLLYLFEKFPFVKLFVVADTPPLFTRLPAQNVCFLPWSPETEVQAVQKMDIGIMPLHDNEWEKGKCSFKMLQYMATGIPVVVSPVGMNKEVLRKDEIGFGPRNYTEWIDTLTALVDSVALRKQMGEKGRTVVERHYSVEKIIPQLVEIFNFFV, translated from the coding sequence TTGAATATTACAGCAATAACCGGCGGAAGAAACGAGCCTTCCGCAAGATTTCGTGTACGCCAATACGTCAATGGATTGGCTGAATATAATATTAATGTTAATGAAAAATATCCATTTATTGCTAAATCGGGAGGTTATTGGTACCATAAATATCAACTACCTTTTCAAGCTATTCCTCAACTAGGGACAGCAGGGATCAGAATCGCATCAAGAATTCCCGCGATTATCCAAAGCTATCGATCTGATATTACATGGATTCAGAGAGAATTTTTAACAGCTTTTGCAACGACTGAAGGGCTAACTAAACGCCCGAGAATTTTTGATGTAGATGATGCTATATGGTTAAGGCTTAAAGCTACAGAAAATTTTGCGCAGAAAATTGTGCGAAAGATGGATGGGCTGATTTGCGGAAATTCATGGCTTGCTAATCATTTTGTGGGTTGTAATGTTCCAACGTGGATTCTTCCGACCGGGGTTGATACCGAGCGTTGGCACCCGAGATCCTTTTCTTCCCAAGAGTATCTATATATTGGCTGGATCGGAACATCAGGTAATTACAAGTACCTTTATGATGTTGAAAATGTTCTTTTGTATCTGTTTGAAAAGTTTCCTTTTGTGAAATTATTTGTTGTAGCAGATACCCCTCCTTTATTTACTCGTTTGCCTGCGCAAAATGTTTGCTTCTTGCCTTGGTCACCTGAGACGGAAGTGCAGGCCGTTCAAAAAATGGACATTGGCATTATGCCACTGCATGATAATGAATGGGAAAAAGGTAAATGTTCTTTTAAGATGCTCCAGTATATGGCAACAGGCATTCCGGTTGTCGTCTCTCCTGTCGGAATGAATAAAGAAGTCCTAAGGAAAGATGAGATCGGGTTTGGCCCGAGAAACTATACAGAATGGATAGATACGTTAACAGCATTAGTTGATAGTGTTGCACTGCGGAAGCAAATGGGTGAGAAAGGAAGGACTGTTGTAGAACGGCATTATTCGGTAGAAAAGATTATACCTCAACTCGTAGAGATATTTAATTTTTTTGTCTGA
- a CDS encoding glycosyltransferase family 2 protein, with protein sequence MKLSILIPAHNEEDVIYATVSDIVKKCNDESICHEVIVVDDNSFDKTPLVLKKLSDEYGTVKFIRNEPPNGFGFAIKKGLKYFSGDAVAIVMADQSDFPDDIVKYYKKMEEGYDCVFGSRFIKKGFVIDYPIHKLIINRFANFFIKLLFSIHLNDTTNAFKCYRREVIEGIQPILSHHFNITVELPLKAIVRGYSYDIVPIGWKNRTSGISKLKIKEMGGRYLFIVLYVFLEKYLSNGDYIKKTESK encoded by the coding sequence ATGAAACTATCTATTTTGATTCCGGCTCATAATGAGGAAGATGTGATTTATGCTACTGTTTCAGATATTGTTAAAAAATGTAATGATGAAAGTATATGTCATGAAGTTATTGTTGTTGATGATAATAGTTTTGATAAAACCCCTCTAGTGTTGAAAAAGCTTTCTGATGAATATGGGACAGTAAAATTTATCCGTAATGAACCACCTAACGGTTTTGGTTTTGCTATAAAAAAAGGATTGAAATATTTTTCAGGTGATGCGGTAGCTATTGTTATGGCTGATCAATCTGATTTTCCAGATGATATAGTAAAATATTATAAAAAAATGGAAGAAGGATATGATTGTGTTTTTGGGTCACGATTTATAAAGAAAGGATTTGTTATTGACTATCCCATTCATAAGCTTATAATAAATAGATTTGCAAATTTTTTTATTAAATTACTTTTCAGTATACATCTTAATGATACAACAAATGCTTTTAAATGCTATCGTAGAGAAGTGATAGAGGGTATACAGCCTATTCTTTCTCATCATTTTAATATTACAGTTGAGCTCCCATTGAAAGCAATTGTTCGCGGATATAGTTATGATATTGTTCCTATAGGATGGAAAAATAGGACTAGTGGGATATCTAAATTAAAAATTAAAGAAATGGGGGGGCGTTATCTTTTTATAGTTTTGTACGTTTTTCTGGAAAAGTATCTCTCAAATGGAGATTATATAAAAAAAACAGAGAGTAAATGA
- a CDS encoding NAD-dependent epimerase/dehydratase family protein produces MIVTLITGTGGLVGSEAVKYFHKLGHVVIGIDNDMRKHFFGNEASTEWNITELKKKYSRYIHYSNDIRDNNAIEKIFSEYGRDIKLVIHAAAQPSHDWAAKDPFADFSINANGTLNLLENTRLHAPDSVFIFTSTNKVYGDKPNQLPLIEQDTRWEIDPEHEYRDGIPETMAIDQCTHSLFGASKVAADILTQEYGRYFGMKTGVFRGGCLTGPNHSGAELHGFLAYLMKCAASGQEYSVFGYKGKQVRDNLHSFDLIKAFHLFYEAPRIGEVYNIGGGRENNCSMKEAIEISEKISGKKMRCNYVKRHRTGDHIWWVSDISKFREHYPKWKQDYTIEKILEEVFERNISINKS; encoded by the coding sequence ATGATAGTGACATTGATAACTGGTACAGGTGGATTAGTAGGGTCGGAAGCTGTAAAATATTTTCATAAGCTAGGTCATGTCGTTATCGGTATAGATAATGATATGCGAAAACATTTTTTTGGAAATGAAGCCTCTACAGAATGGAATATTACTGAGTTGAAAAAAAAATATTCTAGATATATTCATTATTCTAATGATATTAGAGATAATAATGCGATTGAGAAAATATTTTCCGAATATGGAAGAGATATTAAGCTTGTTATTCATGCTGCTGCGCAACCTTCACACGATTGGGCTGCCAAAGACCCTTTTGCCGATTTTTCAATAAATGCGAATGGGACCTTGAATCTTTTAGAGAACACAAGATTGCATGCTCCAGACTCAGTGTTTATTTTTACCTCTACGAATAAAGTATACGGTGACAAGCCAAACCAACTTCCTCTAATTGAGCAGGATACTCGTTGGGAAATTGATCCTGAGCACGAATATAGGGATGGAATACCCGAAACTATGGCGATTGATCAATGTACTCATTCTCTCTTTGGTGCTTCAAAAGTTGCTGCTGATATTTTAACCCAGGAGTATGGCAGATATTTTGGAATGAAGACGGGGGTATTTCGCGGCGGTTGTTTAACTGGTCCTAATCATTCGGGAGCGGAATTGCATGGTTTTTTGGCTTATTTAATGAAGTGTGCTGCGTCTGGTCAAGAATACTCTGTTTTTGGGTATAAAGGGAAGCAAGTTAGAGATAACCTTCATAGTTTTGATTTAATTAAAGCTTTTCATTTATTTTACGAGGCACCTCGGATAGGTGAAGTGTATAATATAGGTGGTGGTCGGGAGAATAACTGTTCAATGAAAGAGGCAATTGAAATTTCAGAAAAAATTTCTGGAAAAAAAATGAGGTGTAATTATGTAAAGCGACATCGGACAGGAGATCATATCTGGTGGGTTAGTGATATTTCTAAGTTCAGGGAGCATTATCCAAAGTGGAAACAGGATTATACTATAGAAAAAATACTTGAAGAAGTATTTGAAAGAAATATTAGCATAAATAAAAGTTAA
- a CDS encoding GDP-mannose 4,6-dehydratase yields MRLAGDNKKILITGGAGFIGSNISILFKEKYPDTEIIALDNLKRRGSELNISRLKKKGIEFIHGDIRNKEDLSFEGSKIDAIIECSAEPSVLAGFGENPSYLLNTNLNGMLNCLELARTHRAKMIFLSTSRVYPFDMINYLSYSEDRTRFSLKKDQYVQGVSAQGISEDFSLNGYRSLYGATKLSAEFIALEYAYMYDVPVVVNRCGVIAGPWQMGKVDQGVFTFWMAAHYFKKKIRYISFGGTGKQVRDVLHFDDLFLLIDRQLHDIKHHSGNIYNVGGGIENSLSLLETTEICRELTGNTIEVISDSTSRPADIKYYVSDCAKVKSATGWVPKKKPDKILEEIWMWIKKNEKDLSFLFL; encoded by the coding sequence ATGCGACTAGCAGGTGATAATAAAAAAATATTGATTACAGGTGGAGCTGGATTTATAGGATCAAATATTTCTATTCTTTTCAAAGAAAAATATCCTGATACAGAAATCATCGCGTTAGATAATCTGAAAAGGAGGGGATCTGAACTTAATATATCGCGCTTGAAAAAGAAGGGGATAGAGTTTATTCACGGTGATATACGAAATAAAGAAGATCTTAGCTTTGAAGGATCGAAAATTGATGCAATAATAGAGTGTTCAGCAGAACCATCTGTCCTAGCAGGTTTTGGCGAGAATCCATCGTATCTTCTTAACACTAATTTAAATGGGATGTTAAATTGTCTTGAGTTGGCAAGAACTCATCGTGCCAAGATGATATTTCTGTCGACAAGTAGGGTATATCCTTTTGATATGATTAATTATCTTTCCTATAGTGAGGACAGGACGAGGTTTAGTCTTAAGAAGGACCAATATGTGCAAGGAGTTTCGGCGCAAGGAATTTCAGAGGATTTTTCTCTGAACGGATATCGCTCTTTGTATGGAGCTACGAAATTATCAGCGGAATTCATAGCTCTCGAATATGCATATATGTATGATGTTCCAGTCGTAGTAAATCGTTGTGGGGTTATTGCGGGTCCATGGCAAATGGGTAAAGTCGATCAGGGGGTCTTTACATTCTGGATGGCTGCGCATTATTTTAAGAAAAAAATAAGATATATAAGTTTTGGGGGAACTGGAAAGCAAGTTAGAGACGTGCTGCATTTTGATGATTTGTTTTTGTTGATTGATAGGCAACTGCATGATATAAAACATCATAGTGGTAACATTTATAATGTTGGAGGAGGTATAGAAAATTCACTTTCACTTTTAGAAACAACGGAAATTTGCAGGGAACTAACAGGAAATACTATTGAAGTTATCTCTGACAGTACGAGTAGGCCTGCCGATATAAAGTACTACGTATCTGATTGTGCAAAGGTGAAGTCAGCTACGGGCTGGGTGCCTAAGAAAAAGCCAGACAAAATTCTTGAGGAAATATGGATGTGGATTAAAAAAAATGAGAAAGATTTAAGTTTTTTATTTTTATAG